A stretch of the Lactuca sativa cultivar Salinas chromosome 9, Lsat_Salinas_v11, whole genome shotgun sequence genome encodes the following:
- the LOC111891628 gene encoding chlorophyll a-b binding protein CP29.2, chloroplastic has product MDTRFIQRPKFPRLSNPFTPIKLYTSRHTSCPLHTSHNPPPPPPMATAASAAAAASFIGTRLPDLHSNSGRVTARFGFGKKKAAPKKASRTVTSDRPLWYPGAKAPEYLDGSLVGDYGFDPFGLGKPAEYLQFDLDSLDQNLAKNLAGDVIGTRFEDADVKSTPFQPYSEVFGLQRFRECELIHGRWAMLATLGALTVESVTGVTWQDAGKVELIDGSSYLGQPLPFSITTLIWIEVLIIGYIEFQRNAELDPEKRLYPGGPFDPLNLAADPEKKAILQLAEIKHARLAMVGFLGFAVQAAATGKGPLNNWVTHLSDPLHTTILDTFGFFS; this is encoded by the exons ATGGATACTCGCTTCATCCAACGGCCAAAATTTCCTCGCTTATCTAATCCCTTCACACCCATCAAACTCTATACATCACGCCACACTTCTTGCCCACTACACACAAGTcacaacccaccaccaccaccaccgatgGCAACCGCCGCATCTGCCGCCGCCGCCGCCTCCTTCATCGGAACCCGTCTCCCGGACCTACATTCCAACTCCGGCCGAGTTACAGCTAGATTCGGATTTGGAAAGAAGAAAGCCGCCCCCAAAAAAGCATCGAGAACCGTAACATCTGATCGCCCCTTATGGTATCCCGGCGCAAAAGCACCGGAGTATCTAGACGGGAGTCTGGTCGGAGACTACGGGTTTGACCCTTTCGGTTTAGGTAAACCGGCAGAGTATTTACAGTTTGATTTGGACTCGTTGGATCAAAACTTAGCGAAGAATTTGGCCGGAGACGTGATCGGAACCCGGTTCGAAGATGCGGATGTGAAATCGACACCTTTCCAACCATACAGCGAAGTGTTCGGGCTTCAGAGGTTTAGGGAGTGCGAACTCATCCATGGCCGGTGGGCTATGTTGGCTACCCTCGGCGCTCTCACCGTTGAATCCGTCACCGGTGTTACATGGCAAGATGCCGGAAAG GTTGAACTAATCGATGGATCATCGTACCTTGGTCAACCACTCCCATTCTCTATCACCACTTTGATCTGGATTGAGGTTTTGATCATCGGCTACATTGAGTTTCAAAGAAACGCTGAGCTTGATCCTGAAAAGAGGTTATACCCCGGTGGTCCGTTTGATCCGTTGAACTTAGCCGCCGACCCCGAGAAGAAAGCCATCCTACAACTGGCGGAGATCAAGCATGCCCGTCTTGCCATGGTGGGATTCCTTGGGTTTGCCGTTCAAGCAGCGGCCACCGGAAAAGGTCCTCTCAACAACTGGGTTACTCATTTGAGTGATCCACTTCACACTACTATCCTTGACACCTTTGGCTTCTTCTCGTAA